A window of the Janthinobacterium agaricidamnosum NBRC 102515 = DSM 9628 genome harbors these coding sequences:
- a CDS encoding efflux RND transporter periplasmic adaptor subunit, translating into MRKKLWSAVAIALSAAIAGGIVYSRSASSKEAVPHAYPPLKVALATVQRGSMASAYSGVGELEAARQVQLAAEVAGRVTRIHFESGQQVKAGQILLQLNDAPEQADLLRRQAQLRHAEAVLGRSRKLLQENAATREQLDSALAARDMALGELRQTEAAIAQKTIRAPFAGQLGIRKVHEGQYLNPADAVASLIDTRTLYVNFSLEEQSSPQLALGQPVRVTLDAYPGRTFTARISALEPLIARSRTLQLQATLANPDGGLKAGMYASIKVPRTDSAEVLTVPETAITYTAYGDTVFVAARNDKQLLVVKKVAVKTGERAEGRVVIASGLRERQQVVTSGQVKLSDGAQVEAVKHDTLAQTAS; encoded by the coding sequence ATGCGCAAAAAATTATGGAGCGCCGTGGCGATTGCTTTGTCCGCAGCTATTGCGGGCGGTATCGTGTATAGCCGCAGCGCATCGAGCAAAGAGGCGGTTCCGCACGCCTATCCACCGCTCAAGGTGGCGCTGGCGACCGTGCAGCGCGGCAGCATGGCCAGTGCCTATTCCGGCGTCGGCGAACTGGAAGCCGCGCGCCAGGTGCAACTGGCGGCCGAAGTGGCGGGCCGCGTCACGCGCATCCATTTCGAGTCTGGCCAGCAAGTCAAGGCGGGCCAGATCCTGCTGCAATTGAACGATGCGCCGGAACAAGCCGACTTGCTGCGCCGCCAGGCGCAATTGCGCCATGCCGAAGCGGTGCTGGGCCGCTCGCGCAAGCTGTTGCAGGAAAATGCCGCGACCAGGGAGCAACTCGACAGCGCGCTGGCGGCGCGCGACATGGCGCTCGGCGAATTGCGCCAGACCGAGGCGGCGATCGCCCAAAAGACCATTCGCGCGCCATTCGCCGGCCAGCTCGGCATCCGCAAGGTGCATGAAGGGCAATACCTGAATCCTGCCGATGCGGTGGCCAGCCTGATCGATACCCGCACGCTGTATGTCAATTTTTCTCTGGAGGAACAAAGCAGTCCGCAACTGGCGCTCGGCCAGCCGGTGCGCGTGACGCTGGACGCGTATCCGGGACGCACCTTCACGGCCAGGATCAGCGCGCTGGAACCGCTGATCGCCCGCTCGCGCACGCTGCAATTGCAAGCCACGCTGGCCAATCCGGACGGCGGCCTGAAGGCCGGCATGTACGCCAGCATCAAGGTGCCGCGCACCGACAGCGCCGAGGTGCTGACGGTGCCGGAAACCGCGATCACCTACACCGCCTATGGCGACACGGTGTTCGTCGCCGCCCGCAACGATAAGCAATTGCTGGTGGTCAAGAAGGTGGCGGTCAAGACCGGCGAACGGGCCGAGGGCCGGGTGGTGATCGCCAGCGGCTTGCGCGAGCGCCAGCAAGTGGTGACCTCGGGACAGGTCAAGCTGAGCGATGGCGCGCAGGTCGAGGCCGTCAAGCATGACACCCTGGCGCAGACGGCATCATGA
- a CDS encoding metallophosphoesterase family protein, giving the protein MRIAAISDIHGNLGALDAVLADIARRGVDLTVNLGDILSGGLQPRATADRLMMLDFPTIKGNHERQVLAGDPSRMDLSDRYAYDTLRPDQLRWIASLPATLRLPGEVLLVHGTPSSDLVYFLDTVTPDGSRAATLDEVASRAGDTPAALILCGHTHLPRRVRLADGRLIANPGSVGLPAYDDDHPFPHKMENGTPHARYAIAERTADGAWSVEPVAVAYDWDGAAALALANGRPDWAHALKTGHAGASPG; this is encoded by the coding sequence ATGAGAATCGCGGCAATTTCCGATATCCACGGCAATCTTGGCGCGCTCGACGCGGTGCTGGCCGACATCGCCCGCCGCGGTGTCGACCTCACCGTCAACCTGGGCGATATCCTGTCCGGCGGCTTGCAGCCGCGCGCCACCGCCGACCGGCTGATGATGCTCGATTTTCCTACCATCAAGGGCAACCATGAACGCCAGGTGCTGGCCGGCGATCCATCGCGGATGGACTTGTCCGACCGCTATGCCTATGACACCTTGCGGCCCGACCAGTTGCGCTGGATAGCCAGCTTGCCGGCCACCTTGCGCCTGCCCGGCGAGGTGTTGCTGGTGCATGGCACGCCATCCAGCGACCTGGTGTATTTCCTCGATACGGTGACGCCGGACGGCAGCCGCGCGGCGACGCTGGACGAAGTGGCGAGCCGCGCCGGCGACACGCCAGCCGCGCTGATCTTGTGCGGCCACACGCATCTGCCGCGCCGGGTGCGGCTGGCCGATGGGCGTCTGATCGCCAATCCCGGCAGCGTCGGCTTGCCGGCTTACGACGACGACCATCCGTTCCCCCACAAGATGGAAAACGGCACGCCGCATGCGCGTTATGCGATCGCTGAACGGACGGCGGACGGGGCCTGGTCGGTCGAGCCGGTCGCCGTCGCATACGACTGGGATGGCGCCGCCGCGCTGGCCCTGGCCAACGGCCGGCCGGACTGGGCGCATGCCTTGAAAACCGGCCATGCCGGCGCGTCGCCTGGCTGA
- a CDS encoding helix-turn-helix transcriptional regulator: MNYASKHLLNSGTLIAADDSGGNLPTAERILFFLKTKGPASTATLAQQLDITPEAARQQIQKLAASALVEGRMEAANGVGRPSQNWVLTEAGNDRFPDTHAQLTVQLIASVRLLFGEEGMDKLITQREQETRAVYQQACTGSSWQQRLQQLALVRSSEGYMARAETDGDDGLLIEDHCPICAAARTCQGFCRSELNLFQEIIGNDASVIREQHLLAGAGRCVYRIVPVQK, translated from the coding sequence ATGAATTACGCAAGTAAACACTTGTTAAATAGCGGGACATTAATCGCGGCCGACGACAGCGGCGGCAACTTGCCGACGGCGGAGCGGATCCTGTTTTTCTTGAAAACCAAGGGACCGGCGTCGACCGCGACGCTGGCGCAACAACTCGACATCACGCCGGAAGCGGCGCGCCAGCAAATCCAGAAACTGGCCGCATCGGCATTGGTCGAAGGCCGCATGGAAGCGGCCAATGGCGTCGGCAGGCCAAGCCAGAACTGGGTCTTGACCGAGGCTGGCAACGACCGTTTTCCGGATACCCACGCGCAACTGACGGTGCAACTGATCGCTTCGGTCCGGCTCTTGTTCGGCGAAGAGGGGATGGATAAGCTGATTACCCAGCGCGAACAGGAAACCCGCGCCGTCTACCAGCAAGCGTGTACCGGCAGCAGCTGGCAACAGCGCTTGCAGCAACTGGCGCTGGTGCGCAGCAGCGAAGGGTATATGGCGCGCGCCGAGACCGATGGCGACGATGGCTTGCTGATCGAAGACCATTGCCCGATTTGCGCGGCGGCGCGCACTTGCCAGGGCTTTTGCCGCTCGGAATTGAACCTGTTCCAGGAAATCATCGGCAACGACGCGAGCGTGATACGCGAACAGCATTTGCTGGCGGGCGCAGGACGGTGCGTGTACCGCATCGTGCCGGTGCAAAAATAA
- a CDS encoding sensor histidine kinase → MKTNKGSKSAIRGRQRAGLWSGRKSMAACLVLAGFLAIVYLVYFWTERIAIGKLQESGTQRLEVYVSSLENALQKYDYLPKTLELNKEVIRLLQNPDDPALVQSVNLYLEQMNSQARSAAIYISNLSGITNATSNWREDSGSFIGDNISFRPYAQDALRGTPGRFYGVGTTTLQPGYFFAHGIYQNGKMLGLATVKVNIESLEKRWTQGADKVMLADEHGVVFLTSVPSWKYKTLAPLAPEVFELLRQTRQYYSQRLDPIPFLSDKLLGNGARVVSMRDQSVYGTPSKTSASVMTRLTLKSPAGWQFIYLSDLSQAHASAQAAAAFSAVVLGFFLLLFFYMRQRRQALAQKLLAKEDLEYAYSNLETMVAERTSELNAMTQSLSQEIAVRSQAEQKLHLTQNELFQAGKMAVLGQMSASITHELNQPLTALRTMSDNAVILLERGRLDDARKNLAKISQIAGRMGAITGQLKVFARKSTTSLTSVSIPTAISNALFLVERRLQVENVRFNLNLPPDDIFALCESNRLEQVLVNLFANALDSMAGSAVRSLTVTVLHQDDRVCIQVADTGSGLSDDVREHLFEPFFTTKPQGLGLGLGLAISEQITRQFGGVLRAENSEAGGAVFTIELQMAQQERKHV, encoded by the coding sequence ATGAAGACGAATAAGGGCAGCAAAAGCGCAATCCGCGGGCGGCAACGGGCCGGCTTATGGTCGGGCCGCAAGTCGATGGCCGCCTGCCTGGTGCTGGCCGGTTTCCTGGCGATCGTCTACCTGGTGTATTTCTGGACCGAGCGCATCGCCATCGGCAAGCTGCAGGAGAGCGGCACGCAAAGGCTGGAAGTGTATGTCAGCAGCCTGGAAAACGCGCTGCAAAAATACGATTACCTGCCGAAGACGCTGGAACTGAACAAGGAAGTGATACGGCTGCTGCAAAATCCGGACGATCCGGCCCTGGTCCAGTCGGTCAATCTGTACCTGGAACAAATGAATTCCCAGGCCAGGTCGGCGGCGATTTATATCAGCAACTTGAGCGGCATTACCAACGCGACCAGCAATTGGCGCGAAGATTCCGGCAGCTTTATCGGCGACAATATTTCCTTTCGCCCCTATGCGCAAGATGCGTTGCGCGGCACGCCGGGCCGCTTTTACGGGGTCGGCACGACCACGCTGCAGCCGGGTTACTTCTTTGCCCACGGCATCTATCAAAACGGCAAGATGCTGGGCCTGGCCACCGTCAAGGTAAATATCGAAAGTCTCGAAAAACGCTGGACCCAGGGCGCCGACAAGGTGATGCTGGCCGATGAGCATGGCGTGGTTTTCCTGACCTCCGTACCGTCCTGGAAATACAAGACGCTGGCGCCGCTGGCGCCCGAGGTCTTCGAGTTACTGCGCCAGACGCGCCAGTATTATTCGCAACGGCTCGATCCGATCCCCTTCCTGTCCGACAAATTGCTGGGCAATGGCGCGCGGGTAGTATCGATGCGCGACCAGAGCGTGTACGGCACGCCGTCGAAAACCAGTGCCAGCGTGATGACACGGCTAACACTGAAATCGCCGGCCGGCTGGCAATTCATTTATTTGTCCGACCTGAGCCAGGCCCATGCCAGCGCCCAGGCCGCCGCCGCGTTTTCCGCCGTGGTGCTGGGCTTTTTCTTGCTGCTGTTCTTTTATATGCGCCAGCGGCGCCAGGCGCTGGCGCAAAAACTGCTGGCCAAGGAAGACCTGGAATACGCATATTCCAACCTGGAAACCATGGTGGCCGAACGCACGTCGGAATTGAATGCGATGACGCAAAGCCTGAGCCAGGAAATCGCGGTGCGCAGCCAGGCCGAACAGAAACTGCACTTGACGCAAAACGAACTATTCCAGGCGGGCAAGATGGCGGTGCTGGGACAAATGTCGGCCAGCATCACGCACGAGCTGAACCAGCCTTTGACGGCGCTGCGCACCATGTCCGACAATGCCGTGATCTTGCTGGAGCGGGGCCGCCTGGACGACGCCAGGAAAAACCTGGCCAAGATTTCGCAAATCGCCGGGCGCATGGGCGCGATCACCGGCCAGTTAAAAGTGTTTGCCCGCAAATCGACCACCAGCCTGACATCGGTATCGATTCCGACCGCGATCAGCAACGCCTTGTTCCTGGTCGAGCGCCGCTTGCAGGTGGAAAACGTACGCTTCAATTTGAACTTGCCGCCCGACGATATCTTCGCCCTGTGCGAAAGTAACCGGCTGGAACAGGTGCTGGTCAATTTATTCGCCAACGCGCTCGACTCGATGGCCGGCAGCGCGGTACGCTCGCTGACCGTGACGGTCTTGCATCAAGATGACAGGGTCTGCATCCAGGTGGCCGACACCGGTTCCGGCCTGTCGGATGATGTGCGCGAGCACTTGTTCGAACCCTTCTTCACCACCAAACCGCAGGGACTGGGCCTCGGCCTGGGACTGGCGATTTCAGAACAGATCACGCGCCAGTTCGGCGGTGTATTGCGCGCAGAAAATAGCGAAGCTGGCGGCGCGGTATTTACCATCGAACTGCAAATGGCGCAGCAGGAGAGAAAACATGTTTGA
- a CDS encoding MexW/MexI family multidrug efflux RND transporter permease subunit: MKFTDLFVRRPVLALVVSTLILLLGILALKRLPIREYPMLESSTITVTTAYPGASADLMQGFVTQTIAQAISSVEGIDYLSSTTVQGHSVVTARMALNRDSTQALTEVMAKVNQVRYKLPEKAFDPVIERSSGESSAVAYIGFSSQTLAMPALSDYLTRVVEPMLSTIDGVAKVQVFGGQTLAMRLWVDPDRLAGRGLTASDVADAVRRNNFQAAPGKVKGQFVVSNISVNTDLTSLEDFRELVLRNDGNGLVRMKDVATVELGAAATDSSGQMDGKPAVFIGLSATPSGNPLVIVDAIRKLLPEIRKTLPPGVHAEMPFETARFIQASINEVVHTLVEALLIVVLVIYVCLGSMRTVLIPVLTIPLSMLGAAGLMLMFGFSINLLTLLAMVLAIGLVVDDAIVVVENVHRHIEQGKTPVAAALIGAREVAGPVIAMTITLAAVYAPIGLMGGLTGALFKEFALTLAGAVIVSGVVALTLSPVMSSFLLPAKQNEGRMAHAAEWFFDGLTRRYAALLGWSLRHRPAMLGFAVVVLLSLPWLYQMPQRELAPGEDQASILTAIKAPQHANLDYVERFAYKLDEVYTRFPETVSRWIIHGGETPANSIGGINLSDWDQRKRSAAQIQAQLQAAVNDVEGVSIFAFELPALPGSSGGLPVQMVLRSAQDYRVLFQAMEEIKHKARSSGLFAVVDSDLDYNNPVVQVRIDRAKANSLGIRMQDIGESLAVLVGENYLNRFGMDGRSYDVIPQSPREQRLTPQALARQYVRTQDGTLAPLSTVVQLSMQVEPNKLTQFDQQNAATFQGIPAPGVTLGDAVAFLDGVVKDLPAGFSHAWLSDARQYMQEGNALIMAFLFALIIIYLVLAAQYESLVDPLIILITVPLSICGALLPLAMGFATINIYTQIGLVTLIGLISKHGILMVEFANDLQAQQGLDRGTAIQRAAQIRLRPILMTTAAMVVGLVPLLFASGAGAASRFGLGLVIVAGMLIGTLFTLFVLPTVYTVLARNHAAGQDAVRVLQLAEADLPLRT, from the coding sequence ATGAAATTCACCGACCTGTTCGTACGCCGGCCGGTGCTGGCGCTGGTGGTCAGCACGCTGATCCTGTTGCTCGGCATATTGGCGCTGAAGCGCCTGCCGATCCGCGAATATCCGATGCTGGAAAGTTCCACCATCACCGTCACCACCGCATATCCGGGCGCCTCGGCCGACTTGATGCAGGGTTTCGTGACGCAAACCATTGCGCAGGCGATTTCCTCGGTCGAAGGCATCGATTACCTGTCGTCGACGACGGTGCAGGGCCACAGCGTGGTCACCGCGCGCATGGCGCTGAACCGCGATTCGACCCAGGCCTTGACCGAAGTGATGGCCAAGGTCAACCAGGTGCGCTACAAGCTGCCGGAAAAAGCGTTCGATCCGGTCATCGAACGGTCGTCCGGCGAGTCGTCGGCGGTCGCCTATATCGGTTTTTCCAGCCAGACCCTGGCCATGCCGGCGCTCAGCGATTATCTGACGCGGGTGGTCGAACCGATGCTGTCGACGATCGACGGCGTGGCCAAGGTGCAAGTGTTCGGTGGCCAGACACTGGCGATGCGGTTGTGGGTCGATCCCGACCGGCTGGCCGGACGCGGCTTGACGGCCAGCGACGTGGCCGACGCGGTGCGGCGCAATAATTTCCAGGCCGCGCCGGGCAAGGTCAAGGGCCAGTTCGTGGTATCGAACATCAGCGTCAATACCGACCTGACCAGCCTGGAAGATTTCCGTGAACTGGTGCTGCGCAACGATGGCAACGGCCTGGTGCGCATGAAGGACGTCGCCACCGTCGAGCTGGGCGCGGCGGCGACCGACAGCAGCGGCCAGATGGATGGCAAGCCGGCCGTCTTTATCGGCCTGTCGGCCACGCCGTCCGGCAATCCGCTGGTGATCGTCGACGCTATCCGCAAGCTGTTGCCGGAAATCCGCAAGACCTTGCCGCCCGGCGTGCACGCCGAAATGCCGTTCGAGACCGCGCGTTTCATCCAGGCCTCGATCAATGAAGTCGTCCATACGCTGGTCGAAGCATTGCTGATCGTGGTGCTGGTGATTTATGTGTGCCTCGGTTCGATGCGCACCGTGCTGATTCCGGTACTGACGATTCCGCTGTCGATGCTGGGCGCGGCCGGCCTGATGCTGATGTTCGGTTTCAGCATCAATCTGCTGACCTTGCTGGCCATGGTGCTGGCGATCGGCCTGGTGGTCGACGACGCCATCGTGGTGGTCGAAAACGTGCACCGCCACATCGAGCAAGGCAAGACGCCGGTGGCCGCGGCGCTGATCGGCGCGCGCGAAGTGGCCGGGCCGGTGATCGCGATGACGATCACGCTGGCGGCGGTGTATGCGCCGATCGGCCTGATGGGCGGCTTGACCGGCGCCTTGTTCAAGGAGTTCGCGCTGACGCTGGCCGGCGCGGTGATCGTCTCCGGCGTGGTGGCGCTGACGCTGTCGCCGGTGATGAGCTCGTTCCTGTTGCCGGCCAAGCAGAACGAGGGCCGCATGGCGCATGCCGCCGAGTGGTTTTTCGATGGCTTGACGCGGCGCTACGCGGCGCTGCTGGGCTGGTCGTTGCGCCATCGCCCGGCCATGCTGGGCTTTGCCGTGGTGGTATTGCTGAGCTTGCCGTGGCTGTACCAGATGCCGCAGCGCGAACTGGCGCCGGGCGAAGACCAGGCCAGCATCCTGACCGCGATCAAGGCGCCGCAGCACGCCAATCTCGATTACGTCGAACGTTTCGCCTACAAACTCGATGAAGTCTATACGCGCTTCCCGGAAACCGTCAGCCGCTGGATCATCCACGGCGGTGAAACGCCGGCCAACAGCATCGGCGGCATCAACCTGTCCGACTGGGACCAGCGCAAGCGCAGCGCGGCGCAAATCCAGGCGCAATTGCAGGCAGCCGTCAACGATGTCGAAGGCGTCAGTATTTTCGCCTTCGAATTGCCGGCCTTGCCGGGATCGAGCGGCGGCTTGCCGGTGCAAATGGTGTTGCGCAGTGCACAGGATTACCGCGTGCTGTTCCAGGCGATGGAAGAGATCAAGCACAAGGCGCGGAGCAGCGGCTTGTTCGCGGTGGTCGACAGCGATCTCGATTACAACAATCCGGTGGTGCAGGTGCGCATCGACCGCGCTAAAGCGAACAGCCTCGGCATCCGCATGCAGGATATCGGCGAATCGCTGGCGGTGCTGGTCGGTGAGAATTACCTGAACCGCTTCGGCATGGATGGCCGTTCCTACGACGTGATTCCGCAAAGCCCGCGCGAACAACGGCTGACGCCGCAAGCGCTGGCGCGGCAATATGTGCGCACCCAGGACGGCACCTTGGCGCCGCTGTCGACCGTGGTGCAACTGAGCATGCAGGTCGAGCCGAACAAGCTGACCCAGTTCGACCAGCAAAACGCCGCCACCTTCCAGGGCATCCCGGCGCCGGGCGTGACGCTGGGCGACGCGGTCGCCTTCCTCGATGGCGTAGTGAAAGACTTGCCGGCTGGTTTCAGTCACGCATGGTTATCCGATGCGCGTCAATATATGCAGGAAGGTAATGCACTGATCATGGCGTTCCTGTTTGCGCTGATCATCATTTACCTGGTGCTGGCGGCGCAATATGAAAGCCTGGTCGATCCCTTGATCATCCTGATCACGGTGCCGCTGTCGATTTGCGGCGCGCTGCTGCCGCTGGCGATGGGCTTTGCGACGATCAATATCTATACCCAAATCGGCCTGGTGACCTTGATCGGCCTGATCAGCAAGCACGGTATTTTGATGGTGGAATTCGCCAACGATTTACAGGCGCAACAGGGACTGGACCGTGGCACGGCGATCCAGCGCGCCGCGCAGATCCGCTTGCGGCCGATCCTGATGACGACGGCGGCGATGGTGGTCGGCCTGGTGCCGCTGCTGTTCGCGTCCGGCGCCGGCGCGGCCAGCCGTTTCGGATTGGGACTGGTGATTGTTGCCGGCATGCTGATCGGTACCTTGTTCACGCTGTTCGTCTTGCCGACCGTCTACACAGTACTGGCGCGCAATCACGCGGCCGGCCAGGATGCGGTACGCGTCTTGCAACTGGCCGAGGCCGACTTGCCCTTGAGGACATGA
- a CDS encoding efflux transporter outer membrane subunit, translating into MMKQLTIVAASVLLSACAVGPQYEQPQAAPIALASPQQTAFSRTAALPAPAAWWRFFDDARLVALVDAALLHNHDIRQAQANLLASRARFDERDLDRYPTVSGSAGYQRGSQQQPGPDGAARRTLAQSYRLGFDAQWELDVFGRLQRLAASEQARSDAAQAELQQLRLTIAADVARHYYERLGLLRKLDIAAAQVHSWRDTVAVIRAQVQLGTGLQEDLASAQATLLRSEAALPPLTAALQQASYRLDVLSGQRPGQPHPEMEAAAPAPLAKQLPLGDVNQLILARPDVRRAERLLAASTEDVGAATADLYPRFSLGGFVGFFALRGGDIGSASRAFDLAPNASWPAFPLASSRARLRGAEAHTQGALARYEQALLLAQEDVENAVTRLVQDQSRTASLIQSASHAASAIDIAGKRYQAGAGSYLALLENQRTLFQIRQEVADAETASYVNVIALYKALAWGATTSQ; encoded by the coding sequence ATGATGAAACAATTGACGATAGTGGCGGCCAGTGTGCTGCTGAGCGCCTGCGCGGTCGGGCCGCAGTATGAGCAGCCGCAAGCGGCGCCGATCGCGCTGGCCAGCCCGCAACAGACGGCGTTTTCCCGCACGGCTGCGTTGCCGGCGCCGGCCGCGTGGTGGCGTTTCTTCGACGATGCCCGGCTGGTGGCGCTGGTCGATGCCGCCTTGCTGCATAACCACGATATCCGCCAGGCGCAAGCGAACTTGCTGGCCTCGCGCGCACGGTTCGATGAACGCGATCTCGACCGCTATCCGACGGTGAGCGGCTCGGCCGGCTACCAGCGCGGCAGCCAGCAACAACCGGGCCCCGATGGCGCGGCGCGGCGCACGCTGGCGCAATCGTACCGGCTCGGTTTCGATGCGCAGTGGGAACTCGATGTCTTCGGCCGGCTGCAACGGCTGGCCGCGTCGGAGCAGGCCCGCTCCGACGCGGCGCAGGCCGAGCTGCAACAATTGCGGCTGACCATCGCCGCCGACGTGGCGCGCCATTATTACGAGCGCCTGGGACTGCTGCGCAAGCTGGACATCGCCGCGGCGCAGGTGCACAGCTGGCGCGACACGGTGGCCGTGATCCGCGCCCAGGTGCAGCTGGGCACCGGCTTGCAGGAAGACCTGGCCAGCGCACAAGCGACCTTGCTGCGCAGCGAGGCGGCGCTGCCGCCGTTGACCGCCGCGCTGCAACAGGCCAGCTACCGGCTCGATGTGTTGAGCGGCCAGCGTCCCGGCCAGCCGCATCCGGAAATGGAGGCGGCGGCGCCGGCGCCGCTGGCGAAACAATTGCCGCTGGGCGATGTGAACCAGCTGATCCTGGCGCGGCCCGACGTGCGGCGCGCCGAACGCTTGCTGGCGGCCAGCACCGAGGATGTCGGCGCGGCGACGGCCGACCTGTATCCGCGCTTCAGCCTGGGCGGCTTCGTCGGTTTCTTTGCGTTGCGCGGCGGCGATATCGGCAGCGCGTCGCGCGCATTTGACTTGGCGCCCAACGCCAGCTGGCCGGCGTTCCCGCTAGCCAGCAGCCGGGCCCGGCTGCGCGGCGCCGAGGCGCACACGCAAGGCGCGCTGGCCCGTTATGAACAAGCATTGCTGCTGGCGCAGGAAGACGTCGAAAACGCTGTCACGCGGCTGGTGCAAGACCAGTCGCGCACCGCGTCATTGATACAGTCGGCCAGCCATGCGGCCAGCGCGATCGACATCGCCGGCAAGCGCTACCAGGCGGGCGCCGGCAGTTATCTGGCGCTGCTGGAAAACCAGCGCACGCTGTTCCAGATCCGCCAGGAAGTGGCCGACGCGGAGACCGCCTCATATGTCAATGTGATTGCGTTGTACAAGGCATTGGCTTGGGGCGCCACGACGTCGCAATAA
- a CDS encoding sigma-54-dependent transcriptional regulator, whose protein sequence is MFDGLKVLLVEDDPTVREGSEQALQLAGLDVLAFESAEQAYRLLTPDFPGIIVTDVRLPGMSGLDLLQAVKTLDSNLPVILVTGHGDITMAVHAMRTGAYDFIEKPYSSEQLVDVILRALETRRLMLEVHSLRRRIEDGDGIEARLLGNSAAIRDIRRLILDVADEPADVLIYGDTGTGKEMVARCLHDYSHRRKHHFVAVNCGAIPENIFESEVFGHEQGSFTGAAKRQVGKIEHADHGTFFLDEIESLPLSLQVKLLRVLQERYIERLGSNIPTPVDVRIVAASKLDLEDLSRQQKFRSDLYYRLNLIVLHLPPLRERREDIPMLFEHFVLAAATRYNRPAPMVSSAQMRNLMAHSWPGNVRELRNIADRFVLGIAGGDSGILSARNTVAASLAEQVNSFERALIEQALRNYAGNVTEACAVLGLPKQTLYHKMQKYNLVAEDFR, encoded by the coding sequence ATGTTTGACGGCTTGAAAGTATTATTGGTCGAGGACGATCCGACCGTGCGCGAAGGCAGCGAACAGGCGCTGCAACTGGCCGGACTGGACGTGCTGGCCTTCGAATCGGCCGAGCAGGCCTACAGGCTGCTGACGCCGGATTTTCCCGGCATCATCGTTACCGACGTGCGCCTGCCCGGCATGAGCGGACTCGATCTATTGCAGGCGGTCAAGACGCTGGACAGCAACCTGCCGGTAATCCTGGTCACCGGCCACGGCGACATCACGATGGCGGTGCACGCGATGCGCACCGGCGCCTACGATTTTATTGAAAAACCGTATTCTTCCGAGCAACTGGTGGACGTGATCCTGCGCGCGCTGGAAACCCGCCGCCTGATGCTGGAAGTGCACAGCCTGCGCCGCCGGATCGAAGATGGCGACGGCATCGAAGCGCGTTTATTGGGCAATTCGGCGGCGATCCGCGACATACGGCGCCTGATCCTCGACGTCGCCGACGAACCGGCCGACGTGCTGATCTATGGCGATACCGGCACCGGCAAGGAAATGGTGGCGCGCTGCCTGCACGATTACAGCCACCGCCGCAAGCACCATTTCGTCGCCGTCAATTGCGGCGCGATTCCCGAAAACATTTTTGAAAGCGAAGTGTTCGGCCACGAACAAGGCTCGTTCACCGGCGCGGCGAAACGCCAGGTCGGCAAGATCGAGCATGCCGACCACGGCACCTTTTTCCTCGATGAAATCGAAAGCTTGCCGCTGTCGCTGCAAGTCAAATTGCTGCGCGTGCTGCAGGAACGTTATATCGAACGGCTGGGCTCGAACATCCCGACGCCGGTCGACGTGCGCATCGTCGCGGCGTCCAAGCTGGACCTGGAGGATCTGTCGCGCCAGCAGAAATTTCGCAGCGATTTATATTACCGCCTGAACTTGATCGTGCTGCACTTGCCGCCGCTGCGCGAGCGTCGTGAAGACATACCGATGCTGTTCGAACATTTTGTACTGGCGGCGGCGACGCGCTACAACCGTCCCGCGCCAATGGTATCGAGCGCGCAGATGCGCAACCTGATGGCCCATTCCTGGCCCGGCAATGTGCGCGAATTGCGCAATATCGCCGACCGCTTCGTGCTCGGCATCGCCGGCGGCGACAGCGGCATTTTGTCGGCCCGCAACACGGTCGCGGCATCGCTGGCGGAACAGGTCAACAGCTTCGAACGGGCGCTGATCGAACAGGCATTGCGCAACTACGCCGGCAACGTCACCGAAGCGTGCGCGGTGCTGGGATTGCCGAAACAAACCCTGTATCACAAGATGCAGAAATACAATCTGGTGGCCGAAGACTTCAGGTAA